One Perca flavescens isolate YP-PL-M2 chromosome 9, PFLA_1.0, whole genome shotgun sequence genomic window carries:
- the ubxn6 gene encoding UBX domain-containing protein 6 isoform X1: MKKFFDGFKKDIKFKTAGPGKKLTEDTSSKPEVVQSSSSSKNNRHAPSEGSQMAGAAALARIEQHQRPKVYTSQDVIRNQVKRELEATALAEKEKADTAEGAKVPVKDPACLSVSGVYFTCPLTGATLTKSEREVHIKEAILMRFEEDRVEASVMMIHTFNKDREKVKAAVDIISKYIENICKNPTEEKYRKIKLSNKVYQEKVRCVEGSREFLEALGFTSIMLPVEGQEEEEEFLVLLEHSPDALELMKERRDRLQRGEPVRAQLDRQPQAFRSSPNAQRFELPPEFYNLTAEELKREQQQRSELVEKNAMLRTKAMREKEEQRERRKYNYTLLRIRLPDGSLLQGTFYAWDRLPVLFTFVRESLVDGWQPFELIAPGGQKLQEAEEVALAECNLVPAALLTFAWDAAVQADIAAAGGKSPALLKPELLETIRTLS, encoded by the exons ATGAAGAAGTTTTTCGATGGCTTTAAGAAAGACATTAAGTTTAAAACTGCGGGACCTGGGAAGAAACTAACAGAAGATACCAG TAGCAAGCCCGAGGTAGTGCAGAGCAGCTCCAGTAGCAAGAATAATCGCCATGCTCCTAGTGAAGGATCCCAGATGGCTGGAGCCGCAGCCCTGGCCAGGATAGAACAGCATCAGCGGCCGAAGGTCTACACCTCTCAGGACGTCATCAGGAACCAGG TTAAAAGAGAACTGGAGGCAACTGCACTGGCTGAGAAAGAAAAGGCAGATACAGCAGAG GGAGCCAAAGTGCCAGTGAAAGATCCCGCCTGTCTCTCAGTGTCAGGTGTGTATTTCACATGTCCGCTAACTGGAGCAACTCTGActaagagtgagagagaagtaCACATTAAAGAGGCCATTTTGATG CGGTTTGAGGAGGATAGAGTTGAGGCCTCTGTTATGATGATCCACACATTTAACAAAGACCGAGAGAAAGTGAAGGCTGCCGTGGACATCATAAGCAA GTATATTGAGAACATATGTAAGAATCCCACAGAGGAGAAATACAGGAAGATTAAACTCAGCAACAAGGTGTACCAG GAGAAAGTTCGTTGTGTGGAGGGCAGCAGAGAGTTCCTGGAGGCCCTGGGCTTCACAAGCATTATGCTTCCTGTAGAGGGTCAAG aggaggaagaggagttcCTGGTGTTACTAGAGCATAGCCCCGATGCCCTGGAGTTGATGAAGGAGAGGAGGGATCGTCTCCAGAGAGGCGAGCCGGTCAGGGCTCAGCTGGACCGACAGCCTCAAGCATTCAGATCCTCTCCCAACGCCCAACGCTTCGAGCTGCCGCCAGAATTCTACAACCTGACAGCCGAGGAGCTCAAGAGGGAGCAACAGCAGAG GAGTGAGTTGGTGGAGAAGAACGCCATGCTGCGCACTAAAGCcatgagggagaaagaggagcagagggagagaaggaaatACAACTACACCCTGCTCAGGATCAGACTTCCTGATGGAAGCCTTCTACaag GGACCTTCTATGCGTGGGACCGGCTGCCTGTGCTGTTTACGTTTGTACGGGAGTCCTTGGTGGACGGCTGGCAGCCCTTTGAGCTCATCGCTCCCGGAGGTCAGAAACTACAAGAGGCTGAAGAAGTCGCTCTCGCAGAGTGCAATTTG gtCCCTGCAGCTCTGCTCACCTTCGCCTGGGATGCCGCCGTGCAGGCGGACATTGCAGCCGCGGGCGGAAAGAGCCCCGCCCTCCTCAAACCAGAGCTGTTGGAAACCATTCGGACCCTGAGCTGA
- the ubxn6 gene encoding UBX domain-containing protein 6 isoform X2, whose amino-acid sequence MKKFFDGFKKDIKFKTAGPGKKLTEDTSKPEVVQSSSSSKNNRHAPSEGSQMAGAAALARIEQHQRPKVYTSQDVIRNQVKRELEATALAEKEKADTAEGAKVPVKDPACLSVSGVYFTCPLTGATLTKSEREVHIKEAILMRFEEDRVEASVMMIHTFNKDREKVKAAVDIISKYIENICKNPTEEKYRKIKLSNKVYQEKVRCVEGSREFLEALGFTSIMLPVEGQEEEEEFLVLLEHSPDALELMKERRDRLQRGEPVRAQLDRQPQAFRSSPNAQRFELPPEFYNLTAEELKREQQQRSELVEKNAMLRTKAMREKEEQRERRKYNYTLLRIRLPDGSLLQGTFYAWDRLPVLFTFVRESLVDGWQPFELIAPGGQKLQEAEEVALAECNLVPAALLTFAWDAAVQADIAAAGGKSPALLKPELLETIRTLS is encoded by the exons ATGAAGAAGTTTTTCGATGGCTTTAAGAAAGACATTAAGTTTAAAACTGCGGGACCTGGGAAGAAACTAACAGAAGATACCAG CAAGCCCGAGGTAGTGCAGAGCAGCTCCAGTAGCAAGAATAATCGCCATGCTCCTAGTGAAGGATCCCAGATGGCTGGAGCCGCAGCCCTGGCCAGGATAGAACAGCATCAGCGGCCGAAGGTCTACACCTCTCAGGACGTCATCAGGAACCAGG TTAAAAGAGAACTGGAGGCAACTGCACTGGCTGAGAAAGAAAAGGCAGATACAGCAGAG GGAGCCAAAGTGCCAGTGAAAGATCCCGCCTGTCTCTCAGTGTCAGGTGTGTATTTCACATGTCCGCTAACTGGAGCAACTCTGActaagagtgagagagaagtaCACATTAAAGAGGCCATTTTGATG CGGTTTGAGGAGGATAGAGTTGAGGCCTCTGTTATGATGATCCACACATTTAACAAAGACCGAGAGAAAGTGAAGGCTGCCGTGGACATCATAAGCAA GTATATTGAGAACATATGTAAGAATCCCACAGAGGAGAAATACAGGAAGATTAAACTCAGCAACAAGGTGTACCAG GAGAAAGTTCGTTGTGTGGAGGGCAGCAGAGAGTTCCTGGAGGCCCTGGGCTTCACAAGCATTATGCTTCCTGTAGAGGGTCAAG aggaggaagaggagttcCTGGTGTTACTAGAGCATAGCCCCGATGCCCTGGAGTTGATGAAGGAGAGGAGGGATCGTCTCCAGAGAGGCGAGCCGGTCAGGGCTCAGCTGGACCGACAGCCTCAAGCATTCAGATCCTCTCCCAACGCCCAACGCTTCGAGCTGCCGCCAGAATTCTACAACCTGACAGCCGAGGAGCTCAAGAGGGAGCAACAGCAGAG GAGTGAGTTGGTGGAGAAGAACGCCATGCTGCGCACTAAAGCcatgagggagaaagaggagcagagggagagaaggaaatACAACTACACCCTGCTCAGGATCAGACTTCCTGATGGAAGCCTTCTACaag GGACCTTCTATGCGTGGGACCGGCTGCCTGTGCTGTTTACGTTTGTACGGGAGTCCTTGGTGGACGGCTGGCAGCCCTTTGAGCTCATCGCTCCCGGAGGTCAGAAACTACAAGAGGCTGAAGAAGTCGCTCTCGCAGAGTGCAATTTG gtCCCTGCAGCTCTGCTCACCTTCGCCTGGGATGCCGCCGTGCAGGCGGACATTGCAGCCGCGGGCGGAAAGAGCCCCGCCCTCCTCAAACCAGAGCTGTTGGAAACCATTCGGACCCTGAGCTGA